One window of the Salvelinus alpinus chromosome 13, SLU_Salpinus.1, whole genome shotgun sequence genome contains the following:
- the LOC139537493 gene encoding BRCA1-A complex subunit RAP80-like isoform X3: MPPRKKRENRDIDDCPRKRRRAQEEGNVVNSDSDEDEDFRPTSSSSRGESKRDKESRTRSNEMTEEEMLDLAMRLSKQEASSAALRQRQEEEAVRKAIAESLSADSPTHPHSESSLGSGSPTQQCQNSPPEGESSIQPPRHKLSYPNHGVADREGARGGGVHVGVAPSDRRGKKEGSPLLDMPDLSQTQKVYSQSSPLSQASISVPLPSSQEEGSSQRNLFGDRSANAIESQDYNNSTKSDSQSQLRIKSPGFPSTTASQANKPVLCLEKLSQDLLVDCQASGFLLKGHPSLTLPTKSQKSQFYQPKSPTFSNTPVFSKTERGVEPGQSSPSFPKRAMFSNSDSGEEEKEASPTVPKSLVFFKTDRGKAEEEGSPTSPKSTMISKSERGLEEKETFSGSPVFSRTDQIRDQGPQSCVERVSTTGDYEGGDRDDAVKSGDASECLPPRPRTTLSLNKRFVPIRKTAGVSDKAVDQEEREGESSQRTVNRISTPVKLATEEDLNSEELTLALETHPMQELTSNMALRWSDDDEEENGPEKSAHSPSPVFPQENDLLQPSNQGLSPNTHDHRSPQHRHSPCLVPKKRTHNFEGAACEEGESQSKCIQKKFTFKGMYGAPSPSLLRQAAGRRSQDEAKAESTSSHQPLASSSPLSPPTDGQGDGGVVCYYWGVPFCPRGQDPDAYTQVILSQLEVYEKSLKEAQRGLLKKAGWGEPVLPGPPEKPFSRRGRLERRRAPKLLEEERGGKRQEELVEVVEDDDDEEEGEKRARQRSRGGVEARGKRGRQEWKDCQDLFVSSPEQEEKSPYPVFHADTSQLILLKRRLGLRREEERLAEKQPPDLLEEREEDEKEEQMDDKEGGEKREEEERMGEEVDVGGLEVPETQLSDDSTRDLMVISPAQPQPESQSLPQIQTFLSSPRPLEQREEGMLVVGEEEGRRSSPVGIPAVGKDVRMEEDIPEPSFPRSPSMDCPMCMRLFPLTEIEMHAAYCDGTTGIMEEEMAEESHSQVSVKARRKGTRRGEIIGEEQPSSSGSGKVVQGEKCFLCQQLFPLKNHEKHVEDCIKNKEVSKAAPRDGQLFWSSVCGTIFQSGDLLSALDQTEHIYSGTAEAEPCDTTFNNQQSGLIDDLDTAESGGRGDFNAPGFRVSTLPIQSFTPVSEATDCLIDF, encoded by the exons ATGCCTCCTCGGAAAAAGCGAGAGAACAGAGACATTGATGATTGTCCCAGGAAACGACGACGAGCTCAGGAAGAGGGCAATGTTGTCAACTCAGACAGCGACGAG GATGAAGACTTCAGAccgacatcatcatcatcaagagGGGAGAGCAAACGGGACAAGGAGAGTAGAACACGATCAAACG AGATGACAGAGGAGGAGATGCTGGACCTGGCCATGAGACTGAGTAAACAGGAGGCCAGCAGCGCGGCTCTCCGGCAACGACAGGAGGAAGAGGCCGTGAGGAAGGCCATCGCTGAAAGCCTCTCC GCAGACAGCCCTACTCATCCCCACTCAGAATCTTCGCTCGGGTCAGGGAGCCCTACCCAACAATGTCAAAATTCTCctccagagggagagagcagcataCAGCCCCCCAGGCATAAACTCTCCTACCCTAACCATGGTGTGGCTGACAGGGAGGGAGCCCGCGGTGGAGGTGTTCATGTAGGGGTGGCTCCCTCAGACAGGAGGGGGAAGAAGGAGGGAAGCCCATTACTAGATATGCCTGACCTGTCTCAGACCCAGAAGGTCTACTCCCAGTCCTCCCCCCTCAGCCAAGCTTCCATCTCAGTGCCTCTCCCATCCTCACAG GAGGAGGGGTCTTCTCAGAGGAACCTTTTCGGAGACCGCTCAGCCAATGCAATAGAATCTCAGGACTACAACAACTCCACAAAGAGTGACTCCCAGTCCCAACTCAGGATCAAGTCCCCTGGTTTCCCTTCCACTACGGCTTCCCAAGCCAACAAACCTGTCCTGTGCCTGGAGAAGCTTAGCCAGGACCTCCTAGTAGACTGTCAGGCCTCTGGGTTCCTACTAAAGGGTCATCCCAGCTTAACACTTCCCACAAAGTCCCAGAAATCTCAATTTTATCAGCCCAAGAGCCCCACATTCTCCAATACCCCTGTGTTTTCCAAAACAGAGAGAGGTGTGGAACCAGGCCAAAGTAGTCCCTCCTTTCCTAAACGCGCCATGTTCTCTAATAGTGATTCAGGAGAGGAAGAAAAAGAGGCCAGTCCCACCGTTCCTAAAAGCCTGGTCTTTTTCAAGACTGATAGAGGAAAGGCAGAAGAAGAAGGGAGTCCAACTTCTCCTAAAAGCACCATGATCTCTAAGAGTGAAAGAGGACTAGAAGAGAAAGAGACCTTCTCCGGAAGTCCAGTCTTTTCCAGAACTGATCAGATAAGGGACCAGGGTCCACAGAGCTGTGTTGAACGTGTCTCTACAACAGGAGACTATGAGGGTGGAGACCGAGATGATGCTGTGAAGAGCGGGGATGCCTCCGAGTGCCTTCCACCACGCCCCAGAACAACCCTGTCCCTGAACAAGAGATTTGTGCCTATAAGGAAGACTGCTGGAGTTTCAGACAAAGCTGTTGACCAAGAGGAACGTGAGGGTGAATCCTCGCAGAGAACTGTAAACAGGATTAGCACGCCTGTAAAGTTGG CTACAGAAGAAGACCTTAATTCAGAGGAACTTACATTGGCTTTGGAGACTCATCCAATGCAGGAGTTAACCAGCAATATGGCGCTACGCTGGTCAGATGATGACGAAGAGGAAAATGGTCCTGAAAAG tcAGCTCACTCGCCCAGCCCAGTCTTCCCACAGGAGAATGACCTCCTTCAGCCAAGCAACCAGGGTCTCTCCCCAAACACCCACGACCACCGTTCCCCCCAACACAGACACAGCCCCTGCCTCGTCCCCAAGAAACGCACTCACAACTTCGAAGGCGCCGCGTGCGAGGAGGGGGAGAGCCAGTCCAAGTGCATCCAGAAGAAGTTCACCTTCAAGGGCATGTATGgagccccctctccctctcttctcagaCAGGCTGCCGGTAGAAGGAGCCAGGATGAGGCCAAAGCCGAAAGCACCTCTTCCCACCAGCCCCTGGCCTCctccagccccctctctccccccacagaCGGCCAGGGTGATGGGGGAGTGGTGTGCTACTATTGGGGTGTGCCTTTCTGTCCACGAGGGCAGGACCCAGACGCCTACACACAG GTGATCCTGTCCCAGCTGGAGGTGTATGAGAAGAGCCTGAAGGAGGCCCAGAGGGGTCTGCTGAAGAAGGCAGGCTGGGGGGAGCCAGTCCTCCCTGGGCCCCCAGAGAAACCCTTCTCCAGGAGGGGACGCCTCGAGAGACGCAGGGCCCCAAAACtcctggaagaggagagaggggggaaacgtCAGGAAGAGCTAGTGGAGGTGgtagaggatgatgatgatgaagaggagggagagaagagggcgaGACAGCGGTCACGGGGGGGGGTGGAagcgagagggaagagaggaagacaggagtggAAGGACTGCCAGGATCTGTTTGTGTCCTCTCCTGAACAAGAGGAA AAATCTCCCTACCCTGTATTTCATGCAGATACCAGTCAGCTAATTCTACTTAAACG GAGACTTGGCCTtagaagagaagaggaaagacTAGCAGAAAAACAACCACCTGACttactggaggagagggaggaagacgagAAGGAAGAACAGATGGATGATAaagagggtggagagaagagggaggaggaagaaaggATGGGGGAAGAAGTGGATGTCGGAGGCTTAGAAGTTCCAG AGACCCAACTCAGTGATGACAGCACTCGAGACCTCATGGTCATCAGCCCTGCACAG CCCCAGCCAGAGAGCCAGTCCCTGCCTCAGATCCAGACATTTCTTTCATCACCCCGTCCTCTGGAACAGCGTGAAGAGGGGATGTTGGTggttggagaggaggaggggcggAGGAGTAGCCCTGTGGGGATCCCTGCTGTAGGAAAGGATGTTCGGATGGAGGAGGATATCCCAGAGCCTTCCTTCCCTCGGAGCCCCAGCATGGACTGTCCCATGTGCATGCGTCTCTTCCCCCTGACGGAGATTGAGATGCACGCTGCCTACTGTGACGGTACCACCGGTATCATGGAGGAGGAAATGGCAGAGGAGAGCCACTCGCAGG TTTCAGTCAAGGCTCGTAGGAAGGGGACCAGAAGGGGAGAGATCATTGGAGAGGAGCAGCCCAGCTCTTCTGGCTCTGGCAA GGTGGTACAGGGAGAGAAGTGCTTCCTGTGTCAGCAACTATTTCCTCTCAAGAACCATGAGAAGCATGTAGAGGACTGCATCAAGAACAAAGAGGTCTCCAAGGCTGCACCCAGAGACGGACAG CTCTTCTGGTCTTCTGTCTGTGGGACGATCTTCCAGAGTGGAGACTTGCTGAGTGCTCTGGACCAGACAGAGCATATATATTCAG GGACTGCTGAGGCCGAACCATGTGATACTACCTTCAATAACCAACAAAG
- the LOC139537493 gene encoding BRCA1-A complex subunit RAP80-like isoform X7, with product MPPRKKRENRDIDDCPRKRRRAQEEGNVVNSDSDEDEDFRPTSSSSRGESKRDKESRTRSNEMTEEEMLDLAMRLSKQEASSAALRQRQEEEAVRKAIAESLSVSADSPTHPHSESSLGSGSPTQQCQNSPPEGESSIQPPRHKLSYPNHGVADREGARGGGVHVGVAPSDRRGKKEGSPLLDMPDLSQTQKVYSQSSPLSQASISVPLPSSQEEGSSQRNLFGDRSANAIESQDYNNSTKSDSQSQLRIKSPGFPSTTASQANKPVLCLEKLSQDLLVDCQASGFLLKGHPSLTLPTKSQKSQFYQPKSPTFSNTPVFSKTERGVEPGQSSPSFPKRAMFSNSDSGEEEKEASPTVPKSLVFFKTDRGKAEEEGSPTSPKSTMISKSERGLEEKETFSGSPVFSRTDQIRDQGPQSCVERVSTTGDYEGGDRDDAVKSGDASECLPPRPRTTLSLNKRFVPIRKTAGVSDKAVDQEEREGESSQRTVNRISTPVKLATEEDLNSEELTLALETHPMQELTSNMALRWSDDDEEENGPEKSAHSPSPVFPQENDLLQPSNQGLSPNTHDHRSPQHRHSPCLVPKKRTHNFEGAACEEGESQSKCIQKKFTFKGMYGAPSPSLLRQAAGRRSQDEAKAESTSSHQPLASSSPLSPPTDGQGDGGVVCYYWGVPFCPRGQDPDAYTQVILSQLEVYEKSLKEAQRGLLKKAGWGEPVLPGPPEKPFSRRGRLERRRAPKLLEEERGGKRQEELVEVVEDDDDEEEGEKRARQRSRGGVEARGKRGRQEWKDCQDLFVSSPEQEEKSPYPVFHADTSQLILLKRRLGLRREEERLAEKQPPDLLEEREEDEKEEQMDDKEGGEKREEEERMGEEVDVGGLEVPETQLSDDSTRDLMVISPAQPQPESQSLPQIQTFLSSPRPLEQREEGMLVVGEEEGRRSSPVGIPAVGKDVRMEEDIPEPSFPRSPSMDCPMCMRLFPLTEIEMHAAYCDGTTGIMEEEMAEESHSQVSVKARRKGTRRGEIIGEEQPSSSGSGKVVQGEKCFLCQQLFPLKNHEKHVEDCIKNKEVSKAAPRDGQLLWIRVTAK from the exons ATGCCTCCTCGGAAAAAGCGAGAGAACAGAGACATTGATGATTGTCCCAGGAAACGACGACGAGCTCAGGAAGAGGGCAATGTTGTCAACTCAGACAGCGACGAG GATGAAGACTTCAGAccgacatcatcatcatcaagagGGGAGAGCAAACGGGACAAGGAGAGTAGAACACGATCAAACG AGATGACAGAGGAGGAGATGCTGGACCTGGCCATGAGACTGAGTAAACAGGAGGCCAGCAGCGCGGCTCTCCGGCAACGACAGGAGGAAGAGGCCGTGAGGAAGGCCATCGCTGAAAGCCTCTCCGTAAGT GCAGACAGCCCTACTCATCCCCACTCAGAATCTTCGCTCGGGTCAGGGAGCCCTACCCAACAATGTCAAAATTCTCctccagagggagagagcagcataCAGCCCCCCAGGCATAAACTCTCCTACCCTAACCATGGTGTGGCTGACAGGGAGGGAGCCCGCGGTGGAGGTGTTCATGTAGGGGTGGCTCCCTCAGACAGGAGGGGGAAGAAGGAGGGAAGCCCATTACTAGATATGCCTGACCTGTCTCAGACCCAGAAGGTCTACTCCCAGTCCTCCCCCCTCAGCCAAGCTTCCATCTCAGTGCCTCTCCCATCCTCACAG GAGGAGGGGTCTTCTCAGAGGAACCTTTTCGGAGACCGCTCAGCCAATGCAATAGAATCTCAGGACTACAACAACTCCACAAAGAGTGACTCCCAGTCCCAACTCAGGATCAAGTCCCCTGGTTTCCCTTCCACTACGGCTTCCCAAGCCAACAAACCTGTCCTGTGCCTGGAGAAGCTTAGCCAGGACCTCCTAGTAGACTGTCAGGCCTCTGGGTTCCTACTAAAGGGTCATCCCAGCTTAACACTTCCCACAAAGTCCCAGAAATCTCAATTTTATCAGCCCAAGAGCCCCACATTCTCCAATACCCCTGTGTTTTCCAAAACAGAGAGAGGTGTGGAACCAGGCCAAAGTAGTCCCTCCTTTCCTAAACGCGCCATGTTCTCTAATAGTGATTCAGGAGAGGAAGAAAAAGAGGCCAGTCCCACCGTTCCTAAAAGCCTGGTCTTTTTCAAGACTGATAGAGGAAAGGCAGAAGAAGAAGGGAGTCCAACTTCTCCTAAAAGCACCATGATCTCTAAGAGTGAAAGAGGACTAGAAGAGAAAGAGACCTTCTCCGGAAGTCCAGTCTTTTCCAGAACTGATCAGATAAGGGACCAGGGTCCACAGAGCTGTGTTGAACGTGTCTCTACAACAGGAGACTATGAGGGTGGAGACCGAGATGATGCTGTGAAGAGCGGGGATGCCTCCGAGTGCCTTCCACCACGCCCCAGAACAACCCTGTCCCTGAACAAGAGATTTGTGCCTATAAGGAAGACTGCTGGAGTTTCAGACAAAGCTGTTGACCAAGAGGAACGTGAGGGTGAATCCTCGCAGAGAACTGTAAACAGGATTAGCACGCCTGTAAAGTTGG CTACAGAAGAAGACCTTAATTCAGAGGAACTTACATTGGCTTTGGAGACTCATCCAATGCAGGAGTTAACCAGCAATATGGCGCTACGCTGGTCAGATGATGACGAAGAGGAAAATGGTCCTGAAAAG tcAGCTCACTCGCCCAGCCCAGTCTTCCCACAGGAGAATGACCTCCTTCAGCCAAGCAACCAGGGTCTCTCCCCAAACACCCACGACCACCGTTCCCCCCAACACAGACACAGCCCCTGCCTCGTCCCCAAGAAACGCACTCACAACTTCGAAGGCGCCGCGTGCGAGGAGGGGGAGAGCCAGTCCAAGTGCATCCAGAAGAAGTTCACCTTCAAGGGCATGTATGgagccccctctccctctcttctcagaCAGGCTGCCGGTAGAAGGAGCCAGGATGAGGCCAAAGCCGAAAGCACCTCTTCCCACCAGCCCCTGGCCTCctccagccccctctctccccccacagaCGGCCAGGGTGATGGGGGAGTGGTGTGCTACTATTGGGGTGTGCCTTTCTGTCCACGAGGGCAGGACCCAGACGCCTACACACAG GTGATCCTGTCCCAGCTGGAGGTGTATGAGAAGAGCCTGAAGGAGGCCCAGAGGGGTCTGCTGAAGAAGGCAGGCTGGGGGGAGCCAGTCCTCCCTGGGCCCCCAGAGAAACCCTTCTCCAGGAGGGGACGCCTCGAGAGACGCAGGGCCCCAAAACtcctggaagaggagagaggggggaaacgtCAGGAAGAGCTAGTGGAGGTGgtagaggatgatgatgatgaagaggagggagagaagagggcgaGACAGCGGTCACGGGGGGGGGTGGAagcgagagggaagagaggaagacaggagtggAAGGACTGCCAGGATCTGTTTGTGTCCTCTCCTGAACAAGAGGAA AAATCTCCCTACCCTGTATTTCATGCAGATACCAGTCAGCTAATTCTACTTAAACG GAGACTTGGCCTtagaagagaagaggaaagacTAGCAGAAAAACAACCACCTGACttactggaggagagggaggaagacgagAAGGAAGAACAGATGGATGATAaagagggtggagagaagagggaggaggaagaaaggATGGGGGAAGAAGTGGATGTCGGAGGCTTAGAAGTTCCAG AGACCCAACTCAGTGATGACAGCACTCGAGACCTCATGGTCATCAGCCCTGCACAG CCCCAGCCAGAGAGCCAGTCCCTGCCTCAGATCCAGACATTTCTTTCATCACCCCGTCCTCTGGAACAGCGTGAAGAGGGGATGTTGGTggttggagaggaggaggggcggAGGAGTAGCCCTGTGGGGATCCCTGCTGTAGGAAAGGATGTTCGGATGGAGGAGGATATCCCAGAGCCTTCCTTCCCTCGGAGCCCCAGCATGGACTGTCCCATGTGCATGCGTCTCTTCCCCCTGACGGAGATTGAGATGCACGCTGCCTACTGTGACGGTACCACCGGTATCATGGAGGAGGAAATGGCAGAGGAGAGCCACTCGCAGG TTTCAGTCAAGGCTCGTAGGAAGGGGACCAGAAGGGGAGAGATCATTGGAGAGGAGCAGCCCAGCTCTTCTGGCTCTGGCAA GGTGGTACAGGGAGAGAAGTGCTTCCTGTGTCAGCAACTATTTCCTCTCAAGAACCATGAGAAGCATGTAGAGGACTGCATCAAGAACAAAGAGGTCTCCAAGGCTGCACCCAGAGACGGACAG ttactctggataagagtgactGCTAAATGA
- the LOC139537493 gene encoding uro-adherence factor A-like isoform X8: MPPRKKRENRDIDDCPRKRRRAQEEGNVVNSDSDEDEDFRPTSSSSRGESKRDKESRTRSNEMTEEEMLDLAMRLSKQEASSAALRQRQEEEAVRKAIAESLSVSADSPTHPHSESSLGSGSPTQQCQNSPPEGESSIQPPRHKLSYPNHGVADREGARGGGVHVGVAPSDRRGKKEGSPLLDMPDLSQTQKVYSQSSPLSQASISVPLPSSQEEGSSQRNLFGDRSANAIESQDYNNSTKSDSQSQLRIKSPGFPSTTASQANKPVLCLEKLSQDLLVDCQASGFLLKGHPSLTLPTKSQKSQFYQPKSPTFSNTPVFSKTERGVEPGQSSPSFPKRAMFSNSDSGEEEKEASPTVPKSLVFFKTDRGKAEEEGSPTSPKSTMISKSERGLEEKETFSGSPVFSRTDQIRDQGPQSCVERVSTTGDYEGGDRDDAVKSGDASECLPPRPRTTLSLNKRFVPIRKTAGVSDKAVDQEEREGESSQRTVNRISTPVKLATEEDLNSEELTLALETHPMQELTSNMALRWSDDDEEENGPEKSAHSPSPVFPQENDLLQPSNQGLSPNTHDHRSPQHRHSPCLVPKKRTHNFEGAACEEGESQSKCIQKKFTFKGMYGAPSPSLLRQAAGRRSQDEAKAESTSSHQPLASSSPLSPPTDGQGDGGVVCYYWGVPFCPRGQDPDAYTQVILSQLEVYEKSLKEAQRGLLKKAGWGEPVLPGPPEKPFSRRGRLERRRAPKLLEEERGGKRQEELVEVVEDDDDEEEGEKRARQRSRGGVEARGKRGRQEWKDCQDLFVSSPEQEEKSPYPVFHADTSQLILLKRRLGLRREEERLAEKQPPDLLEEREEDEKEEQMDDKEGGEKREEEERMGEEVDVGGLEVPETQLSDDSTRDLMVISPAQPQPESQSLPQIQTFLSSPRPLEQREEGMLVVGEEEGRRSSPVGIPAVGKDVRMEEDIPEPSFPRSPSMDCPMCMRLFPLTEIEMHAAYCDGTTGIMEEEMAEESHSQVSVKARRKGTRRGEIIGEEQPSSSGSGK, encoded by the exons ATGCCTCCTCGGAAAAAGCGAGAGAACAGAGACATTGATGATTGTCCCAGGAAACGACGACGAGCTCAGGAAGAGGGCAATGTTGTCAACTCAGACAGCGACGAG GATGAAGACTTCAGAccgacatcatcatcatcaagagGGGAGAGCAAACGGGACAAGGAGAGTAGAACACGATCAAACG AGATGACAGAGGAGGAGATGCTGGACCTGGCCATGAGACTGAGTAAACAGGAGGCCAGCAGCGCGGCTCTCCGGCAACGACAGGAGGAAGAGGCCGTGAGGAAGGCCATCGCTGAAAGCCTCTCCGTAAGT GCAGACAGCCCTACTCATCCCCACTCAGAATCTTCGCTCGGGTCAGGGAGCCCTACCCAACAATGTCAAAATTCTCctccagagggagagagcagcataCAGCCCCCCAGGCATAAACTCTCCTACCCTAACCATGGTGTGGCTGACAGGGAGGGAGCCCGCGGTGGAGGTGTTCATGTAGGGGTGGCTCCCTCAGACAGGAGGGGGAAGAAGGAGGGAAGCCCATTACTAGATATGCCTGACCTGTCTCAGACCCAGAAGGTCTACTCCCAGTCCTCCCCCCTCAGCCAAGCTTCCATCTCAGTGCCTCTCCCATCCTCACAG GAGGAGGGGTCTTCTCAGAGGAACCTTTTCGGAGACCGCTCAGCCAATGCAATAGAATCTCAGGACTACAACAACTCCACAAAGAGTGACTCCCAGTCCCAACTCAGGATCAAGTCCCCTGGTTTCCCTTCCACTACGGCTTCCCAAGCCAACAAACCTGTCCTGTGCCTGGAGAAGCTTAGCCAGGACCTCCTAGTAGACTGTCAGGCCTCTGGGTTCCTACTAAAGGGTCATCCCAGCTTAACACTTCCCACAAAGTCCCAGAAATCTCAATTTTATCAGCCCAAGAGCCCCACATTCTCCAATACCCCTGTGTTTTCCAAAACAGAGAGAGGTGTGGAACCAGGCCAAAGTAGTCCCTCCTTTCCTAAACGCGCCATGTTCTCTAATAGTGATTCAGGAGAGGAAGAAAAAGAGGCCAGTCCCACCGTTCCTAAAAGCCTGGTCTTTTTCAAGACTGATAGAGGAAAGGCAGAAGAAGAAGGGAGTCCAACTTCTCCTAAAAGCACCATGATCTCTAAGAGTGAAAGAGGACTAGAAGAGAAAGAGACCTTCTCCGGAAGTCCAGTCTTTTCCAGAACTGATCAGATAAGGGACCAGGGTCCACAGAGCTGTGTTGAACGTGTCTCTACAACAGGAGACTATGAGGGTGGAGACCGAGATGATGCTGTGAAGAGCGGGGATGCCTCCGAGTGCCTTCCACCACGCCCCAGAACAACCCTGTCCCTGAACAAGAGATTTGTGCCTATAAGGAAGACTGCTGGAGTTTCAGACAAAGCTGTTGACCAAGAGGAACGTGAGGGTGAATCCTCGCAGAGAACTGTAAACAGGATTAGCACGCCTGTAAAGTTGG CTACAGAAGAAGACCTTAATTCAGAGGAACTTACATTGGCTTTGGAGACTCATCCAATGCAGGAGTTAACCAGCAATATGGCGCTACGCTGGTCAGATGATGACGAAGAGGAAAATGGTCCTGAAAAG tcAGCTCACTCGCCCAGCCCAGTCTTCCCACAGGAGAATGACCTCCTTCAGCCAAGCAACCAGGGTCTCTCCCCAAACACCCACGACCACCGTTCCCCCCAACACAGACACAGCCCCTGCCTCGTCCCCAAGAAACGCACTCACAACTTCGAAGGCGCCGCGTGCGAGGAGGGGGAGAGCCAGTCCAAGTGCATCCAGAAGAAGTTCACCTTCAAGGGCATGTATGgagccccctctccctctcttctcagaCAGGCTGCCGGTAGAAGGAGCCAGGATGAGGCCAAAGCCGAAAGCACCTCTTCCCACCAGCCCCTGGCCTCctccagccccctctctccccccacagaCGGCCAGGGTGATGGGGGAGTGGTGTGCTACTATTGGGGTGTGCCTTTCTGTCCACGAGGGCAGGACCCAGACGCCTACACACAG GTGATCCTGTCCCAGCTGGAGGTGTATGAGAAGAGCCTGAAGGAGGCCCAGAGGGGTCTGCTGAAGAAGGCAGGCTGGGGGGAGCCAGTCCTCCCTGGGCCCCCAGAGAAACCCTTCTCCAGGAGGGGACGCCTCGAGAGACGCAGGGCCCCAAAACtcctggaagaggagagaggggggaaacgtCAGGAAGAGCTAGTGGAGGTGgtagaggatgatgatgatgaagaggagggagagaagagggcgaGACAGCGGTCACGGGGGGGGGTGGAagcgagagggaagagaggaagacaggagtggAAGGACTGCCAGGATCTGTTTGTGTCCTCTCCTGAACAAGAGGAA AAATCTCCCTACCCTGTATTTCATGCAGATACCAGTCAGCTAATTCTACTTAAACG GAGACTTGGCCTtagaagagaagaggaaagacTAGCAGAAAAACAACCACCTGACttactggaggagagggaggaagacgagAAGGAAGAACAGATGGATGATAaagagggtggagagaagagggaggaggaagaaaggATGGGGGAAGAAGTGGATGTCGGAGGCTTAGAAGTTCCAG AGACCCAACTCAGTGATGACAGCACTCGAGACCTCATGGTCATCAGCCCTGCACAG CCCCAGCCAGAGAGCCAGTCCCTGCCTCAGATCCAGACATTTCTTTCATCACCCCGTCCTCTGGAACAGCGTGAAGAGGGGATGTTGGTggttggagaggaggaggggcggAGGAGTAGCCCTGTGGGGATCCCTGCTGTAGGAAAGGATGTTCGGATGGAGGAGGATATCCCAGAGCCTTCCTTCCCTCGGAGCCCCAGCATGGACTGTCCCATGTGCATGCGTCTCTTCCCCCTGACGGAGATTGAGATGCACGCTGCCTACTGTGACGGTACCACCGGTATCATGGAGGAGGAAATGGCAGAGGAGAGCCACTCGCAGG TTTCAGTCAAGGCTCGTAGGAAGGGGACCAGAAGGGGAGAGATCATTGGAGAGGAGCAGCCCAGCTCTTCTGGCTCTGGCAAGTAA